A part of Marinobacter psychrophilus genomic DNA contains:
- the def gene encoding peptide deformylase — protein MILDILEYPDPRLRTLAKPVITVTDEIRTLIDDMFETMYDAVGIGLAASQVNVHQQIVVMDLSDDNSEPRVFINPKIEVLDGDLEAMQEGCLSVPGFYEDVERIEHCLIKALDRNGEAFEIEARGLLAVCIQHEMDHLNGKLFVDYLSSLKRTRIRKKLEKLQKKSA, from the coding sequence ATGATTCTAGACATTCTTGAATACCCCGACCCACGTCTGCGAACTCTCGCCAAGCCGGTTATCACCGTAACTGACGAGATCCGCACCCTTATCGACGACATGTTCGAGACCATGTACGATGCGGTCGGTATTGGCCTCGCGGCGAGCCAGGTTAACGTGCACCAGCAGATCGTCGTAATGGATCTGTCAGATGACAACAGCGAACCCAGGGTATTCATCAACCCTAAGATTGAGGTGCTCGATGGCGACCTGGAAGCCATGCAGGAAGGTTGCCTGTCGGTACCGGGATTTTATGAAGATGTTGAGCGCATTGAGCATTGCCTCATCAAAGCTCTTGATCGCAATGGCGAAGCTTTTGAAATTGAAGCCCGCGGACTGCTAGCGGTGTGCATCCAGCACGAGATGGATCACCTGAACGGCAAACTTTTTGTGGATTACTTGAGTTCGCTAAAGCGTACACGTATCCGCAAAAAGTTGGAAAAGTTGCAAAAGAAGAGTGCTTAA
- a CDS encoding LysM peptidoglycan-binding domain-containing protein, with the protein MRKLLYALAATTLLFTAWAQAAPELRSDHPERYTVVKGDTLWDISARFLNNPWYWPEIWQVNPQVANPHLIYPGDRLALVYIDGQPKIMKMANGDGVIKLSPQVRSEAIDTPIPAIPLDAIASFLTDTRIVTPEQIEAAPYVLEGEDGRIVTGAGDRVYARGQKPANTVGVFRRGNEFVDPKTGEFLGLEARSIGTAKVTATNGDVLTLLLSQSNEEIRIGDRLLVNASRPLSTSFVPTAPAKSVSGQMIAVDGGVNQIGQYDVVAINLGLREGIEPGNVMAVLQSGNLVRDPVTGETIELPSERAGLLMVFQAYEKMSYGLMLQASRPLAVGDQVTNP; encoded by the coding sequence ATGAGGAAACTGCTGTACGCTCTGGCAGCTACAACGCTGTTGTTTACCGCTTGGGCCCAAGCAGCACCGGAGCTGCGGTCGGATCATCCCGAACGTTATACCGTTGTTAAAGGCGATACCCTGTGGGATATCTCCGCCCGCTTTTTGAACAACCCCTGGTACTGGCCGGAAATTTGGCAGGTAAACCCCCAGGTGGCCAACCCTCATTTAATTTACCCCGGTGACCGCTTGGCGTTGGTTTACATTGATGGCCAGCCAAAAATCATGAAAATGGCCAACGGTGACGGTGTGATCAAGCTGTCGCCGCAAGTACGCTCCGAAGCCATTGATACGCCGATCCCGGCCATACCGCTGGACGCCATCGCCAGCTTTTTAACCGATACCCGCATTGTTACTCCGGAACAGATAGAAGCTGCGCCTTACGTGCTGGAAGGTGAAGACGGCCGAATTGTTACCGGCGCTGGCGATCGCGTTTACGCTCGCGGCCAGAAGCCGGCGAACACGGTTGGCGTCTTCCGCCGTGGTAATGAATTTGTCGATCCGAAAACCGGTGAATTTCTTGGCCTGGAAGCTCGTAGTATTGGCACAGCCAAGGTTACTGCCACCAACGGCGATGTGTTGACGCTACTGCTGAGCCAATCCAACGAAGAAATTCGCATTGGTGACCGCTTGCTGGTGAATGCCAGCCGACCGCTTTCTACCAGCTTTGTGCCCACCGCGCCGGCGAAATCCGTAAGCGGGCAGATGATAGCGGTAGATGGCGGCGTTAATCAGATTGGTCAGTACGATGTTGTTGCTATCAATCTGGGCCTGCGCGAAGGCATAGAGCCGGGCAACGTAATGGCCGTGCTGCAAAGCGGCAATCTGGTGCGCGACCCGGTCACTGGCGAAACCATTGAGCTGCCGTCTGAACGCGCCGGTCTGCTGATGGTGTTCCAGGCTTACGAAAAAATGAGCTACGGCCTTATGCTGCAAGCCAGCCGGCCGCTGGCGGTGGGTGATCAGGTAACCAACCCCTGA
- the dprA gene encoding DNA-processing protein DprA, which produces MPQVPLFSFDTPPGSDLTDPAVDQVCDDSPERARQWLFLSQLPGFGLRVRRRLAAHVLQLPDLLNLDSASHKAMGLPADACGALAAWRRDDAGHPALVALRAIESACERHGIGIVHWQSSAYPLPLRHIHNPPLLLYIRGDTSLLGRDQLAVIGSRHATRAGLDHARGFAAALGECNLLVSSGLALGIDGAAHAGALDAGHPTLAVIGSGLDKIYPRQHQRLGERVIANGLLVSEYPPGTQARPAHFPQRNRIISGLSRGVLVVEAGFKSGSLITARLASEQGRDVFAIPGSVHSPVARGCHQLIRQGATLVESVADILQELGGWWIEPATPGASLQSAATEGLDAREIAVLEALGYDSQSTDVLGSSTGLSADQLMQSLLLLELQGLATAAPGGYVRIA; this is translated from the coding sequence GTGCCCCAAGTACCCCTGTTTTCATTTGATACGCCGCCCGGCTCCGACCTCACTGACCCCGCCGTTGACCAGGTATGTGATGACAGCCCGGAGCGGGCCCGGCAATGGCTGTTTTTGAGCCAGTTGCCGGGTTTTGGCCTAAGGGTGCGGCGCCGGTTAGCGGCGCACGTTCTGCAACTGCCCGACCTGCTAAACCTGGACAGCGCCAGCCATAAAGCCATGGGCCTGCCCGCAGATGCTTGTGGAGCCCTTGCTGCCTGGCGCCGTGATGACGCCGGACATCCGGCGTTGGTGGCTTTGCGAGCTATAGAAAGCGCCTGTGAGCGGCATGGTATTGGCATTGTGCACTGGCAGTCGTCGGCTTATCCGCTGCCGCTGCGCCACATTCATAACCCGCCTTTATTATTGTACATTCGTGGCGATACCAGCCTGCTCGGTCGTGACCAACTGGCGGTTATTGGCAGCCGCCACGCCACTCGTGCCGGGCTGGACCACGCTCGGGGCTTTGCTGCAGCGCTTGGCGAATGTAATCTGTTAGTCAGCAGCGGCCTGGCGTTGGGTATCGACGGTGCTGCCCACGCCGGTGCGCTGGACGCTGGCCATCCTACTTTGGCGGTGATTGGCAGTGGGCTTGATAAAATCTATCCGCGCCAACATCAGCGGCTGGGGGAGCGGGTGATTGCCAATGGTCTGCTGGTGTCCGAGTACCCGCCGGGCACTCAGGCTCGCCCCGCACACTTCCCCCAGCGTAATCGCATCATCAGCGGCTTGAGCCGGGGTGTTCTGGTGGTAGAGGCCGGTTTCAAGAGCGGCTCGCTGATTACCGCTCGGCTGGCTTCAGAGCAAGGCCGCGACGTGTTCGCCATACCGGGGTCGGTACACAGCCCGGTAGCCCGTGGTTGTCACCAACTGATTCGGCAGGGTGCTACGCTGGTAGAAAGCGTGGCCGACATCCTGCAGGAACTGGGGGGCTGGTGGATTGAGCCGGCAACACCGGGCGCAAGCTTACAAAGCGCTGCCACCGAGGGTCTGGACGCCCGTGAAATCGCCGTGCTGGAGGCTTTAGGGTATGATTCGCAATCAACCGATGTACTGGGTTCGAGCACCGGGCTGAGCGCCGATCAACTGATGCAGTCCCTGCTTTTGTTAGAGCTTCAGGGCCTGGCCACAGCGGCGCCCGGCGGATATGTCCGCATTGCCTGA
- a CDS encoding L-threonylcarbamoyladenylate synthase, which translates to MATDHPLTDWQLHCARRTLQQGGVLAYPTEAVWGLGCDPWNEVAVQRILDLKQRPVHKGMILVAASLEQIAFLLNPLPQDLQQRARQHWPGPVTCLLPDVHQQVPEWVRGEHSSIAVRVSAHPVVKALCNVVGRPLVSTSCNPAGRAPARSPWQVQGYFHGQLDWVVPGALGGNRQPSRIIDIVTGQQLR; encoded by the coding sequence ATGGCAACAGATCACCCGCTGACCGACTGGCAATTACACTGCGCTCGCCGCACTCTGCAACAAGGCGGTGTGCTCGCGTATCCAACGGAAGCCGTTTGGGGTCTCGGCTGTGACCCCTGGAACGAGGTTGCGGTGCAACGCATTCTGGATCTGAAACAGCGCCCCGTACACAAAGGCATGATTCTGGTGGCGGCTTCGCTCGAACAGATTGCTTTTTTGCTGAACCCCCTGCCGCAAGACCTTCAGCAGCGAGCCCGACAGCATTGGCCTGGTCCTGTTACCTGCCTGCTTCCAGATGTGCACCAGCAGGTGCCCGAATGGGTACGTGGCGAGCACAGCTCGATTGCGGTAAGAGTGAGTGCGCATCCGGTGGTCAAAGCCCTGTGCAACGTTGTAGGCCGCCCGCTGGTTTCCACCTCGTGCAACCCCGCGGGCCGCGCCCCAGCTCGTTCGCCCTGGCAAGTTCAGGGTTATTTTCATGGCCAGCTGGACTGGGTGGTGCCCGGTGCGCTGGGTGGAAATCGCCAACCCAGCCGTATAATTGATATCGTTACCGGCCAGCAGCTACGTTAG
- the hemF gene encoding oxygen-dependent coproporphyrinogen oxidase, giving the protein MPQQPDPQAVKHYLLQLQDTICQRLAVTDGGGEFIHDAWDRMEGGGGISRVIGSGKVFEKGGVNFSHVMGNTMPPSAAAHRPHLAGAPWQAMGVSLVMHPHNPHVPTSHANVRFFIATPENAEPVYWFGGGYDLTPYYGVDEDCEHWHRTAANACAPFGDDVYPRYKRWCDEYFFLKHRNEPRGVGGLFFDDYNTGDFARDFEFMRAIGDSYIDAYEPIVQARKNQHYSDAQRQFQLYRRGRYVEFNLVYDRGTLFGLQSGGRTESILMSLPPLVRWDYNQTSTPGSEEARLLEHFLTGRDWLTAS; this is encoded by the coding sequence ATGCCACAGCAACCAGACCCGCAGGCGGTCAAACACTATCTGTTACAGCTGCAAGACACCATTTGTCAGCGCCTGGCCGTGACCGACGGTGGCGGTGAATTTATTCACGACGCCTGGGATCGCATGGAAGGCGGCGGCGGTATTAGCCGAGTGATCGGCAGCGGCAAGGTATTTGAAAAAGGCGGTGTGAACTTTTCCCACGTGATGGGCAATACCATGCCGCCTTCGGCGGCGGCCCACCGCCCCCACCTGGCAGGCGCACCTTGGCAGGCTATGGGAGTGTCGCTGGTGATGCACCCCCACAACCCCCATGTGCCGACCTCTCACGCCAACGTGCGATTTTTTATCGCTACGCCGGAAAATGCTGAACCGGTGTACTGGTTTGGCGGCGGCTATGATCTAACACCCTATTACGGCGTTGACGAAGACTGCGAGCATTGGCATCGCACCGCAGCGAACGCCTGTGCGCCCTTTGGTGACGACGTTTACCCGCGTTACAAGCGTTGGTGCGACGAGTACTTTTTTCTGAAACACCGCAACGAACCCCGCGGCGTGGGCGGGCTGTTTTTTGATGATTACAATACCGGTGACTTTGCCCGCGATTTTGAATTTATGCGTGCTATCGGCGACAGTTACATTGACGCTTACGAACCCATTGTCCAAGCCCGCAAAAATCAGCACTACAGCGACGCTCAGCGTCAGTTTCAGCTCTATCGCCGTGGCCGCTACGTGGAGTTCAATCTGGTGTACGACCGCGGCACCCTGTTCGGGCTTCAGTCCGGCGGCCGCACCGAATCCATTCTGATGTCGCTACCGCCTCTGGTACGCTGGGATTATAATCAGACGTCGACACCTGGTAGTGAAGAAGCGCGACTGCTGGAGCACTTTCTGACCGGCCGCGACTGGCTCACAGCTTCCTGA
- the aroE gene encoding shikimate dehydrogenase yields the protein MKNDLYAVIGHPISHSKSPRIHGLFASQTGEALEYTAIQAPLNGFENTVTEFFARGGKGLNVTVPFKEAAWQMAGRHSARALKAGAANTLYQDNGVLVADNTDGAGLVKDLLHNHQVALKGARVLILGAGGAVRGVLAPLLLEQPHTLVIANRTPAKAQNLAALFADVAGVTWLGSQAYDSVTGDFDVIINGTSASLQGDLPPLSVELIGADTVIYDMMYAATNTTFNQWARDNGAKRVYDGLGMLVEQAAEAFEVWRGVRPQTAPVIASLRTLTAN from the coding sequence ATGAAAAACGATCTGTATGCGGTGATTGGCCACCCCATTAGCCATAGTAAGTCACCGCGGATTCATGGTCTGTTTGCCAGCCAGACTGGCGAGGCGCTTGAGTATACGGCGATTCAGGCGCCCCTGAATGGTTTTGAAAACACCGTAACCGAGTTTTTCGCGCGCGGCGGCAAAGGCCTGAACGTGACTGTACCGTTTAAGGAAGCAGCCTGGCAGATGGCTGGCCGACACAGCGCCCGCGCTCTCAAGGCTGGCGCGGCCAACACTCTGTATCAGGACAACGGCGTGTTGGTGGCAGACAACACCGACGGCGCAGGTTTGGTAAAAGACTTGCTGCACAATCACCAAGTGGCATTGAAGGGCGCCCGTGTTTTGATATTGGGTGCTGGTGGCGCGGTACGCGGTGTTCTAGCGCCGCTGTTGCTTGAACAGCCGCACACGCTGGTGATTGCTAACCGCACGCCGGCTAAGGCGCAGAATTTGGCAGCGCTCTTTGCTGACGTCGCCGGTGTTACCTGGCTTGGCAGCCAGGCGTACGACAGTGTCACCGGCGATTTCGATGTCATTATCAACGGCACTAGCGCTAGCCTGCAGGGCGATTTACCGCCGCTGTCTGTAGAGCTGATCGGCGCTGATACGGTGATTTACGACATGATGTATGCTGCCACAAATACCACGTTTAACCAGTGGGCTCGGGATAACGGGGCAAAGCGCGTGTATGACGGCCTGGGCATGCTGGTAGAGCAAGCGGCCGAGGCATTCGAAGTGTGGCGCGGGGTGCGGCCGCAAACTGCTCCGGTTATTGCTAGTTTACGAACCCTTACAGCAAATTAA
- a CDS encoding MotA/TolQ/ExbB proton channel family protein: protein MDILTLVGLVAGVLVVILAMLANATLLTFLNLPGLAIVLGGTFAVTLIKFRLSSLMSAIRLASRAAFMDRVERPDELIREVGLLSMVVRKEGILGLENHTTDNVFLQKAINLCVDGHSPELVEEALHHEIQQCSERHEVAERVFRGIGESAPAIGMLGTLVGLVQMLNTLDDPSSIGPAMAIALLTTLYGAFIAQLIALPLADKLQLKAEDEMRNQLLIATSIQKILQGENPRVMTELLSSFLNPEQRDSLKREQGG from the coding sequence ATGGACATACTAACGCTGGTAGGACTGGTTGCCGGGGTGCTGGTGGTGATACTGGCCATGCTGGCTAACGCCACCCTGCTGACCTTTCTTAACCTGCCCGGGTTGGCCATTGTGCTGGGCGGAACCTTTGCGGTAACGCTGATCAAGTTCCGCCTGAGTTCGTTGATGAGCGCTATTCGCCTGGCGTCGCGCGCGGCCTTTATGGACCGCGTAGAGCGTCCTGACGAGCTGATTCGCGAGGTGGGCTTGTTGTCCATGGTGGTGCGTAAAGAGGGTATTTTGGGCCTTGAAAACCACACCACCGACAATGTGTTTCTGCAGAAAGCCATTAATCTGTGTGTTGATGGCCATTCGCCAGAACTTGTAGAAGAAGCCCTGCACCATGAAATCCAGCAATGCTCCGAACGCCACGAGGTGGCAGAAAGAGTGTTTCGAGGCATTGGCGAATCGGCTCCGGCCATAGGAATGCTTGGCACTCTGGTAGGCTTGGTGCAAATGCTCAATACCCTTGATGACCCTTCTTCTATTGGCCCGGCTATGGCGATCGCTCTGCTGACCACGCTTTACGGTGCTTTTATTGCTCAGCTGATCGCCTTGCCTCTGGCGGACAAACTGCAGTTAAAAGCCGAAGACGAAATGCGCAACCAACTTTTGATTGCCACTTCCATTCAAAAAATCCTGCAAGGTGAAAATCCGAGGGTAATGACCGAATTGCTGTCATCGTTTTTGAACCCCGAGCAGCGCGACAGTCTGAAACGCGAGCAGGGGGGCTAA
- a CDS encoding flagellar motor protein MotB gives MARLALATLPKRKKVGTAGAPAWIVTFADLATLLLTFFILLLSFAEMDIEKYKAMAGSMSVAFGSGNLIADGGGSLPIKISDGNSSLDPDTQLQAEPELIDERSTSGSVTLVSEDEVMISEGEALMSEGVITLASSLIRELETEVASGALSVDYDEHQVIIRFSEDATFLSGDATIKKAMLPIIERVVGVLKNCRGDVVVAGYTDDRPIASSRYRSNWDLSAARAVSVVHELVLNRDVPADRVMAAGRAETNPLVPNNSPENRAVNRRVEIAIRGPVCEDDAPIEQLPAEVIP, from the coding sequence TTGGCCCGTCTGGCTCTTGCAACCCTGCCCAAACGCAAAAAAGTAGGCACCGCCGGTGCGCCAGCGTGGATTGTGACCTTTGCCGACCTGGCCACTTTGCTGCTGACGTTTTTCATACTGCTGTTGTCGTTCGCCGAAATGGATATTGAAAAATACAAAGCGATGGCCGGCTCGATGTCTGTTGCGTTCGGTTCAGGCAATTTGATCGCGGATGGCGGTGGCAGTTTGCCGATCAAGATTTCTGACGGGAACAGCAGCTTGGATCCAGACACACAGTTGCAGGCTGAGCCTGAATTGATCGACGAGCGCTCGACCAGCGGTAGCGTTACTCTGGTGTCTGAAGACGAGGTTATGATATCTGAAGGCGAGGCTCTGATGTCTGAAGGCGTGATTACTTTGGCTAGTAGTTTGATTCGGGAGCTGGAAACCGAAGTGGCTAGCGGCGCCCTGAGCGTCGACTATGATGAACACCAAGTGATCATCCGCTTCTCTGAAGATGCCACATTTTTGTCGGGCGACGCCACTATTAAGAAAGCAATGCTGCCTATCATCGAGCGGGTAGTGGGCGTGCTGAAAAATTGCCGCGGCGATGTGGTGGTGGCCGGATATACAGACGATAGGCCCATCGCCAGCAGCCGTTACCGTTCCAACTGGGATCTTTCAGCGGCGCGGGCGGTGTCGGTAGTACACGAACTGGTTCTGAACCGTGATGTGCCTGCCGATCGGGTGATGGCTGCCGGCCGTGCTGAAACCAACCCGCTGGTGCCCAATAACAGCCCGGAAAACCGTGCCGTGAACCGGCGGGTGGAAATTGCCATTCGCGGCCCGGTATGCGAGGACGACGCGCCTATCGAGCAGTTGCCGGCAGAAGTCATACCCTAA
- a CDS encoding gamma carbonic anhydrase family protein — MANVRSHKGSTPQFGERNWVDPSAVVIGDVTTGEDCSIWPMTVVRGDMHKICIGARCSVQDGSVLHITHASAFNPGGWPLIIGDDVTIGHKALLHGCTVGHRVLVGMGCIIMDGAVVEDEVIIGAGCLVPPGKRLQSGYLYVGSPCKQARALTDEERGFFSYTASNYVKLKDEYLAEKASDYHY; from the coding sequence ATGGCGAATGTACGTTCTCACAAGGGTAGCACGCCACAATTTGGTGAGCGCAACTGGGTAGACCCCAGCGCAGTTGTGATCGGCGATGTGACAACCGGCGAAGACTGTTCGATTTGGCCGATGACGGTGGTGCGTGGTGACATGCACAAAATCTGCATTGGCGCGCGCTGCAGTGTTCAAGACGGCTCTGTGCTGCACATCACTCACGCCAGTGCATTCAACCCCGGCGGTTGGCCGCTGATTATTGGTGACGACGTCACCATCGGTCACAAGGCACTACTGCATGGCTGTACTGTGGGTCACCGGGTACTGGTGGGTATGGGCTGTATCATCATGGACGGTGCGGTAGTGGAAGACGAAGTGATTATCGGCGCGGGCTGCCTGGTACCCCCAGGCAAGCGTTTGCAATCCGGCTATCTTTATGTCGGCTCACCGTGTAAGCAGGCAAGGGCGCTGACCGATGAGGAACGCGGCTTTTTTTCTTACACCGCCAGCAACTATGTAAAGCTCAAAGATGAATATCTAGCCGAAAAAGCCAGCGACTACCATTATTAA